A window from Toxoplasma gondii ME49 chromosome IX, whole genome shotgun sequence encodes these proteins:
- the ROP41 gene encoding rhoptry kinase family protein ROP41 (encoded by transcript TGME49_266100), whose protein sequence is MRHVFNSSAWRVDLSGSANVGRVAEEFDRQEGPDALIGQPTHADNQESLSNLCHTQNDTSTEPAGPVSNTSRRKAFRWRVHHVNTRVFSTLHRYLRCTPLCSRAKYDIRKNGLAFAQLDEHRGRSDIMAVLRWVDVEACVYKQDKGAIAAAVAVDSLVSNGSHFTLDVLDKECQPLRMVRGRYLGVGGNGIVFEASTAHSGELDSLALKLLFLDRTFLQSPQSDISKALAVSKRMEMRIRLLLRSVTSAQLYFRDRFAVPLFCGRIRGLPDLFDIGSRGAGCSIVVLYKRLYCSLADLLSACASLSYQARLFLTKQMIEVVHNLHCKGLVHRDIKDSNFFLDEQGNIYLGDFGLSVPNGSTEALVYTPKLTDPSDVGIVLAGWDRRRAIFAQVTEAADLWALGMTLYKLWTGVYPFGLSSKHFRRTKDVTMYIQQLSEDKSLPDLFRQRRDAGGQQVHPEVQRIIRGLLCFDRTQRLRLSEVVRTSQVLS, encoded by the coding sequence ATGCGTCACGTGTTCAACTCTAGCGCTTGGCGCGTAGATTTGTCGGGGTCTGCGAATGTCGGCCGCGTTGCAGAGGAGTTTGATAGACAGGAGGGCCCTGACGCTCTTATTGGGCAACCAACGCATGCGGACAATCAAGAATCTTTGTCGAACTTGTGTCATACACAGAATGATACTTCGACCGAGCCAGCGGGACCTGTGTCGAACACCTCACGGAGGAAAGCGTTTCGCTGGAGGGTTCACCACGTGAATACCCGGGTTTTTTCTACACTGCACCGCTATCTTCGCTGTACGCCTCTCTGTTCGCGGGCTAAGTATGATATCCGCAAAAACGGGCTGGCGTTTGCTCAGCTTGACGAGCACCGGGGTCGTTCTGACATCATGGCGGTACTTCGCTGGGTAGACGTCGAGGCGTGTGTATACAAACAAGATAAAGGTGCGATTGCTGCTGCCGTTGCAGTTGACAGCCTCGTCAGCAATGGTAGTCATTTCACTTTAGACGTCCTTGATAAGGAATGCCAACCTCTGCGGATGGTCCGGGGGCGGTACTTAGGAGTAGGGGGGAATGGCATAGTTTTCGAGGCTTCGACTGCTCACTCAGGAGAGTTGGACTCTTTGGCCCTCAAACTACTGTTCCTCGACCGCACCTTCCTGCAAAGCCCGCAGTCTGATATTTCAAAAGCTCTTGCTGTAAGCAAACGCATGGAAATGAGGATCCGTCTACTTCTTCGTTCCGTTACATCGGCTCAACTATACTTCCGCGACAGGTTTGCCGTACCTCTCTTTTGTGGACGAATACGTGGACTTCCGGATCTCTTCGATATTGGCAGCAGGGGCGCGGGATGCAGCATTGTGGTCCTTTATAAGAGGCTATATTGTAGCCTGGCTGACCTTCTGTCGGCGTGCGCTAGCTTATCGTACCAAGCAAGGCTGTTCCTCACAAAGCAGATGATAGAGGTTGTGCACAACTTGCACTGCAAGGGCCTCGTGCATCGGGATATTAAAGACTCTAACTTTTTTCTTGATGAACAGGGTAACATTTACCTCGGCGATTTCGGCCTTAGTGTTCCCAACGGTAGTACTGAAGCTCTTGTTTACACACCAAAGTTGACAGATCCTTCAGACGTCGGAATCGTACTGGCGGGGTgggacagaagacgagcgaTTTTCGCTCAAGTTACGGAGGCTGCTGATTTGTGGGCTTTGGGTATGACATTGTACAAATTATGGACAGGCGTCTACCCTTTTGGTCTTTCTTCGAAGCATTTTCGTAGGACAAAGGATGTCACAATGTACATTCAACAGTTGAGCGAGGACAAATCATTGCCTGACCTTTTTCGCCAGCGCCGAGACGCTGGCGGTCAGCAGGTGCACCCCGAAGTTCAGAGGATCATCAGGGGTCTCCTTTGTTTCGACAGAACACAAAGGTTGCGTTTAAGCGAGGTTGTACGGACCTCACAAGTGCTTTCCTAA